A portion of the Rubritalea squalenifaciens DSM 18772 genome contains these proteins:
- a CDS encoding sulfatase family protein has translation MKFTVLYLLSLFAACLTQAAEKPNIILFITDDQSPIAGCYGNKVIKTPNLDALAAEGTTFTEAFATTASCSASRSVILTGIQNHANGQFGHTHDYHHFTTYKTMAALSLPLQLAHHGYRTATIGKYHVAPESVYHFENYLRSSFHKAVGMANGCESFISEESDKPFFLYFATHDPHRSGGVDKTSPLTLKANLFGNLADKKHHKGVNEVFYDPNEVVVPEFLPDTPECREEIAQYYQSCSRVDQGLGRLIEILKKHGKWDNTIIIFSADHGMAFPGAKTTVYEAGLRVPFVVRDPKQKNKGVVNNALISHVDITPTILDMAGGYDVAKQAPKTLLKYKPTEKFENQGHPAKKYQGRSWYGLLGTEESDGWDHIMASHTFHEIQMYYPMRVYRDRKYKLIWNIAHGLPYPFASDLWIASSWQAQYQQGKDAKYGNRTVDSYINRPEFELFDIQKDPAEANNLASDPAFAKVLEEYKEKLKKVQRETRDPWRLKWSYE, from the coding sequence ATGAAATTTACTGTTCTCTATCTACTGAGCCTTTTTGCGGCGTGCCTGACGCAGGCCGCGGAGAAGCCGAATATCATTCTTTTTATCACCGATGACCAATCACCGATAGCCGGATGCTACGGAAATAAAGTCATCAAAACACCAAATCTGGATGCCCTTGCAGCTGAGGGTACCACTTTTACCGAAGCCTTTGCGACAACCGCCAGCTGTTCAGCGAGTCGTTCGGTGATCCTCACAGGTATACAGAATCATGCCAATGGTCAGTTTGGTCACACCCACGATTACCATCACTTCACTACCTACAAGACCATGGCGGCGTTGAGCCTGCCGCTTCAGCTGGCACACCATGGCTACCGTACAGCTACTATTGGCAAGTACCACGTAGCACCAGAGTCGGTTTACCATTTTGAAAACTACCTCCGTAGCTCATTCCACAAGGCAGTGGGAATGGCAAACGGCTGCGAGTCATTCATCAGTGAAGAGAGCGACAAGCCATTCTTTCTGTACTTTGCAACACATGATCCGCACCGCAGTGGGGGAGTGGACAAGACATCCCCGCTCACGCTTAAGGCTAACCTGTTCGGAAACTTGGCTGATAAAAAACATCACAAGGGGGTGAATGAAGTCTTCTATGACCCAAATGAGGTCGTTGTTCCTGAGTTCTTGCCCGATACACCGGAGTGTCGAGAGGAAATCGCCCAGTACTATCAGTCATGCTCTCGAGTGGACCAAGGCTTAGGCCGTCTCATTGAAATTCTCAAGAAGCACGGTAAGTGGGATAACACCATTATCATTTTCTCCGCTGACCACGGCATGGCCTTCCCTGGGGCGAAGACTACCGTCTACGAGGCAGGCCTGCGTGTGCCATTCGTCGTCCGTGATCCAAAGCAGAAGAACAAAGGCGTGGTGAACAACGCGCTGATCTCCCATGTGGACATTACCCCGACTATCCTCGATATGGCTGGTGGCTATGACGTGGCGAAGCAGGCACCGAAGACACTTTTGAAGTACAAGCCGACTGAGAAATTTGAAAACCAGGGGCATCCTGCCAAAAAGTACCAGGGCCGCTCCTGGTATGGGCTGCTTGGTACAGAGGAGTCCGATGGGTGGGATCACATCATGGCATCTCACACTTTCCACGAGATCCAGATGTACTATCCGATGCGTGTATATCGCGACCGCAAGTACAAGCTCATCTGGAACATCGCCCACGGTCTACCTTACCCCTTTGCCTCGGACCTCTGGATTGCTTCCAGCTGGCAGGCCCAGTACCAGCAGGGCAAGGATGCCAAATACGGCAACCGTACCGTGGACTCCTACATCAACCGCCCGGAGTTCGAGCTGTTTGACATCCAGAAAGATCCAGCGGAAGCCAACAACCTGGCCTCTGATCCGGCCTTCGCCAAGGTGCTCGAAGAGTACAAGGAGAAGCTCAAAAAGGTCCAGCGTGAGACCAGGGATCCATGGAGGCTCAAGTGGAGCTACGAGTAG